The DNA segment CCGGCTGGCGCTGCCTGACCAACCTCACCACGGAGCCGGTGGCCCGCCCGGCGGGCGAACTCCTGCTGTCCAGCACGCCGTTGAGCGAGCCGGACGTGCTGCCGCCGGACACCACCGTCTGGCTCGGTTAGCCGATCGTCGGCGTGGGGCTCGGCTCGGCCGGGGCCGGGTCCTCGCGGGTGCTGTTCGAGCCCGGTTCGCCGGGGATGGCCAGCGGGGTCGAGGTGGCGTTCGGCGGCGGGGTGAGCACGACCTGCGGCTGACCCGGGTCCGGCGCGGGGGGCGTCAGGTTGTCCGAGGGCAGCTTGGGCGGGGTGGTCTGCTGGAAGATGGTCTGGTCGAAGTCGACCAGACCGGTCTTCTCCATCACCGTCATGTGGTCCAGCACGGTGTCGTTGGCCTGGTCGGCCAGCGAGCGGATCAGCGAGTTCTTGGTGGTGGACCGGATCTTCGCGATGGCGTTGAAGATCGAACCGTGCGTCATCCGGAGGATGTTGGCGAAGTCGGTGTCGAACGCCTTGCCCGTCTCACCCTTGAGCTGGGTCACGAAACCCTCCTGCTGGGGGCTCGCCACGTTGGGGATCGTGATGTTCAGCATCGGCGCGATCTTGCGGCAGGAGGCGTCCAGCGCTGCGTGCCCGTCGATCAGGTGCTTGCTGGCCTCCTTGACACCCGGGGAGGAGCCCTTCTGGAGTCCGATCTGCCCGAGCGGGTACTCCCACAGCCCGGCCGCGCGCACCTTCACCACGAAGTCCCGGTCCTGCTCGGTGAGCGGACCCCACTGGGTGTTGGCGACGATACGGGTCTGTGAACTGGAGACGGTGTTCAGCCCGAGCATGCTCGGGTAGGCCAGCGCCGCGAGGGTCAGTGCCATGGCACCGCCCACGAAGAGAGTTCCCGTCGCGTTCCGCGAAAAGCGCACCGTTCCTCCTGCCCGGTCGTGGTTCCGCCGACAGGCGGTTCAGACACACAGCAGTACGGACGCGGAGCCGATTCGTCTCGACGTCCGCCGTAAAGATTCCGCGCCGGTTTCCGGTGCTGTGCGGCGGTGTCGTCCTTGGCCCGCCAACAACCAGTGTATGAGCGGACGTTGGCCAAAGGTTGACCTCTCTCCGGGCGAAGCGCCGCAGGCCAGAAGCCTAGATTTCGCCGCATGCCCCCACAGCCACCGCCCCGCTCGCCCGCCGCCCTGCCCGTCCTGCCGTACCGCAAGCCCACCGAGGGCCGCGACTACTGGGTGCTGGACGACGCCCTGCCCGACGCCGGCGCGGTGCGCGAGCGGTGTCTCGCCAAGGAGGACTGGGCCGAGGGGTACCCGTACACCTCGGAGACCTGGCCCGGACTGCGCGCGATGCCCGGCCTCGAAACCGGTGAACTGGCCCGGGTGGAGCGGCTGGTGAAGCGGGCGACCGGTGCGAAGGAGCTGTGGGTGCAGCGGGCGCCCGGCGGCGGCACCCTCAATCACAACTGCGTGCAGGTCGTCGGCGAGGGCGAGAGCGAGCCCCGCCCGCACACGGACTCGCGCGCGCTGTGCCGGTACGCGGCCGTGCTCTACCTCAACCCGGCCGTGCCGAAGTCCTGCGGCACCAGCTTCTACCGCCAGTCCCTGCCCGGCGGCCGGCTCGGCGGCAATCTCGTCCAGGCCCCGCACAACAACCTCGTCGACGCCCTCGGCACCCGCTTCGTCGCCCCCGACACCTTCGAGGAGGACGTCCGCGTCCCGCACCGGGCCAACCGGCTGCTCCTGTACAACGCCAATCTGGTGCACAGCGCGACCGCCTACACGGGGCGCACGCTGGCGGAGAAGCGGATGACGGCGGTGTTCTTCTGGATGGCCTGAGACGCCTGAGCCTGCTCCGGGGCGTCACCCGTATGGCCTAGCCCCCGTGGTAGTCCGGCGCCGTGGCCCCGATCGTCGTATCTACGACCCCGTCCGGGGTTCACGGGGGACGAGACGTCGGAGGTAACGGCCATGACCCAGCAGACGCAGTCGGTGCGGCCCGAGCGCAACGGGCTGGCCGAGGGAGGCGCGGTCTTCGCGGGTGTGCTGATGCTGGTGAACGGCATCCTCCACATCTTCCAGGGCATCTCGGCGATCGCCGCGGACGACGTGTACGCCCGGATCAACGCCTACGTCTACAAGATCAACCTGACCGGCTGGGGCTGGATCCTGCTGGTCGCCGGGGTGATCGTGGTGGCGACCGGCGCCGGGGTGCTGATGGGAGCGGCCTGGGCGCGGGTGGTCGGCATCGTGATCACCTCGCTGGGCCTGATCCTGCAGTTCCTGTTCCTGCCGTACGCCCCGATCTGGTCGCTGATCCTGATCGCGATCGACTTCTTCATCATCTGGGCGCTGGCGACCTGGCACCCGGAGGGCCGCGCGGCCCTCTGACCGACTGCCACCCCGTACGGGCCGGTGCCGCGACGCTCTCCCGCGCGGCACCGGCCTCTTGTCCGGGTCCCATGGTCGTTCCGGGCTGGAAAGTCCCTGGTGTCCGGTGCGCCGGCCGGGCCAGGATGGCCCCGTGACCATGGACAACGCTCTCGAGACCCCGCCCGCGCCCGCCGACCCGCGAGCCTCGGACACCCTCGCGCGCCTGGCCGCGGGGGCGCTGCTGCTGACCGGGGCCGGCTGGCTGGCGCGGGCCGTGTGGGAGATACGGCTGTACGGCGCGGGCGAGCCGGCCTCCGGGGTGCCGGACCAGGGCGACGGTGTGCATCGCCCGCTGACCTCCCTGGAGAACTCGTACCACCTGGTGAGCACGGCCGGTTCCTTGCTCACCCTGCTGTGCGCGGCGGCCTTCCTGATGTGGCTGGGGCGGGTCCGGGACAACGCCCGCGCGCTGTCGGGGCGCCCGCCGAAGTACGCCGGTGTCTGGGTGTACCTGGGGTGGGTGGTGCCGGTGGTGAACCTCTGGTTCCCGCGCGGCATCGTGGCCGACGCCTACCGGGCGAGTGCGCCGGGGGCCCGGCTGCCGGTGGTGGTCAACGTGTGGTGGGGGCTGTGGCTGGCCGGGCTGTTCGGGGGCTTCCTCCAGCAGAGGGACACCGACTCGGTCATCGCCCGCGCCTACTCCGAGATCGGGCCCCTGGTGGCGGCCGACCTGGCCGTGGCGGGCGCGGCCGTGGCGGGTGCGCTGATGGTGCGTACGGTGACGGCGGCCCAGACGGCGCGTCCGGCGCGGGCCTGACGTCCCGTAGGGCGTCGCCCCGAGGGCGCCCCCGGCAAGAACCCTTAGGCCAGACGGGTTTCCCGTCCTGCGGGCCGGAGTGGAGTGGGTGAATATGAGGATGTTTGCCCGACCCCTCCTCTGCTAGGGGGCCTCAATGGCTGCTGTAGACATTCCCCCGCTCATCAAGCCGTCCCGGCTCCGGCACCGGGGCGGTCTGGCGGGCGAGCTGATGGCGGAGTTCATCGGGACCTTCGTCCTGATCGCGTTCGGCTGCGGTGTGGTCGCCATGGCCGTCGCCGCGCTGCCGGGCTCCGGCCGCGCCGCCACCACCACGACGATCTTCCTCGCCGCCGGTGACTGGCTGCTGGTCGCCTGGGGCTGGGCGCTGGCCGTGACCTTCGGTGTGTACGTGGCCGGCGGCGTCAGCGGCGCCCACCTCAACCCGGCGGTCACCCTCGCCATGGCCGTACGCCGGGGCTTCCCCTGGCTGAAGGTGCTGCCGTTCTGGTTCGCCCAGGTCGCCGGCGCGTTCGCGGGGGCGGCGCTGGTGTACCTCGTCTACCACAACGCGATCGACGCCTTCGACACGGCGGTGCCGGGGCCCAAGACCGACGGCCACACCCTGGCTTCCTTCTCCATCTTCGCCACCTTCCCGGCGCCCTACTTCCACGGCGGGATCTGGGGTCCGCTGATCGACCAGATCGTCGGCGCGGGCTTCCTGGTGATGTTCGTGGTCGCCATCCTGGACCTGCGCAACCAGGCGGTGAAGGCGAACCTGGCCCCGCTGATCGTGGGCTTCGCGGTCGCCGCGATCGGCATGTCCTACGGCGCCAACGCGGGCTACGCCATCAACCCCGCCCGTGACTTCGGCCCCCGGCTGTTCACCTGGGTGGCGGGCTGGGGCAGCCTCGCCTTCCCGGGCAGTGTGCCGGGCCAGTTCAGCGGCTACTGGTGGATTCCCATCGTCGGCCCGCTGATCGGCGGCCTGGTCGGCATCTTCCTCTACGACCTGTTCGTCGGCGACGTGCTCTACCTCCGCAGCCACCTCGGCGAACTCCCCGAGCCCGGCCGCACCCGCCCGGTCCGCACGATCGAGCCGGACGACAAGACCGGCCGGGGCGGCGACAAGCGGAAGGGGCCGGACGAGGACGACGACTACTAGGTCCTCCCGGCAGGCTGGACGCGTGGGCGGCTCGGACTCCGGGTCGCCCACCGGTATGTGCACCTGTGTACGAGGGTTCAGTGCGCCGTGTGATCCCTGGGCCGTGTCCGCACCCGAGGTCGCGGGCGGCCGTTGGACTCTGCGTTGGGGCGCCGTGGTGCAGGAACGATTCGGCGCCCTCTCTGAGCGTGCGGCCACGGGTGCCGCATCGCCGCGAGCTACGGAGCGCAGAACAGTGTGGGCATACGCCGAAGGCACCGAGTGGGCGTCCGCAGCGGGGCGTTGCGGACCGGACGGGCTGATCGGACGGGGCGCGGAGACGCAGTCCCTCCGGGAGGGGCTGGCCCGGAACCGGCTGGTGACGGTGACGGGGGCAGCGGGGGTGGGGAAGAGCGCGCTGGCCGCCGTCGGGGCGAGTGCGGGTTCGGACGGCGTGTGCCCCTGGGCCCGGGTGATCTACGTGCGGTGCCCCGGCGGTGGCGGGCCCGTGGCCGTGGGGGCGCTCGCCGCCCGGGTGGCGGAGGCGGTGCTGGGGCCGCGGAGTACGGGCACGGGTGGGCGGCGGACGGTCGGCGCGGGAGCCGTACCGGACGCGCGGGGTACCCGTGCCAAGGCCCGGCCCGCCCTCGCCGACCTGGTCGCGGCGCTGCGGGGTACGGCCGGGCGGCGGCCCGTACTGCTGCTGCTCGACGACGCCGACGCGGTGCGCACCGAGTGCGCGGGGCTGGTGCAACGGCTGCTGATGGACGTACCCGGTGTACGGGTGCTGGTGACCTGCCGCCAGGCGCTCGGACTCGGGGAGGAACAGGTGCTGCGGCTGGCCCCGCTGGCCCCGGACGCGGCGGTGGAGCTGTTCCTCGCGCGGGCCCGTGACACCGCTCCGGGTTTTTGCGCGGAGGGAGCGGCGTCGGCGGCCGTGGCCCGGATCTGCCGGGTCCTGGAGGGCGTACCCCTCGCCGTGGAGCTGGCCGCCGGTCAGCTGGACGCCGAGCCCTCCTCCTGGGCGCTGGCCGACCGGCTGGAGCAGGGCCAGTGCTGGCTGGCCGCCCCCGGCCCGGCGCTGCGGCGGCACCGCTCGCTGCGGTCGGCGGTCGGCGCGGCGTATCTGCTGTGCGAGCGGCCGGAGCGGGCGGTGTGGAGCCGGAGCAGCGTCTTCCGGGGTGCGTTCACCGAGCCGACGGCGGCCTATCTGTGCGCGGGCGCGGGCGTCGCCCCGCAACAGGTCTCCACCTGCCTCGCCCGGCTGGCCGCCGCCGGAGTGCTGGAGACCCTGGACGAACCGGGTGGCCTGCGCCCGCCCCGCTACCGCATGACCCGTGCCGCCCGCGACTTCGGCGCCGAACGCCTGCGCGCGGCCGGTGAGTTCGAGGTCGCCGTGGAACGCCATGTGCTGCACCACCGCCGCCTCGCGGAGGTCGCCGAGCACCTGTGGCACGCGGGCGACCAGTGCCAGGCGGCCCGACTGGTCCGGGACAACGCGGCCGACCTGACGGCGCTGGTGGAGTACGCGTCCCGCCCCGAGGCCCCGGCCGCACAGGTCACGGCGGCGCTGGCCACGGTGGCCGACCTGTGGTTCTGGTGGACGGTGCACGACCACGCGGAGGAGGGCCGCGCCCATCTGGCCCGGCTGCTGCCCCGCGCGAGCGCCGAAGACCACCTCACCGCCCGCGCCCGCTGGCTCGCCGCCTGGCTGCACGCCCCCGGCGACCCGGTCACCGCCCGCGCCCTGCTCGGCCAGGTCTGGCCGGTGGCGGTCCTCGCCGGTGACGACGCGCTGATCGGCTGGGTCGCCCACGTCCAGGGCGTCCTGGCATGGGAGCGCGGCGACGCGCGTACCGCGGCTGAGTGCTTCCGGCAGGCCGCCGACACCGTCCCGCTGTTCGCCCCCGGCGGCCCGGCCCCCGCCGTGAGCCTCGCGGCACTGGCTGTGGCCCAGGCCCCCACCGCACCGGGCGCGGCGGGCCGCAGCGCGCGCCGGGCGCTGGCCTCCCCCGGCGTACGCGACGACGCCTGGGCGACGGCGCTGGCCCGCTACGCCCGCGCCTACACCGACCACCACCAGGGCCACACCGCCCGCGCCTGGCACCGCGCCCACCGCACCCTGGCCACACTGGACGCCCGCGTCCCCCTGTCGGGCACCCAGGACTCCCCCGACATCCCCTCCGTACGCGCCTCCCTGCACCGCCTGTTGGCCGACATCGAGTCGCCCCGCGCCCCGCGCGCCACGGTGCCGGCCCCGCGGACGGACACGCCGGTGCCGAGCAGGACGTCCAGCCGTAAATGAGGGGGCGATCGGGTGGTTTCACGTGAAACACGAAGGCGGCCGGGTCAGCCCTTGAGAGCCGTGGGCCGCCAGCGCCAGCCCGCCGTGTGCAGCGCCTCCGCCCGCTGGACGGCGATCTGGACCCGGAGCCTTGCCTCGGCACGGTCACGGAAGGCCGCGGACGCGGTGTGCTGGGTGGGGTGCTTGCGGTAGAGCGTGCCGGGCTCTCCCTGCATCCAGCCGGGGCTGACCGCCTCGCAGCTCAGCAGCAGCGCCCCGTCCTCGAAGGCGGGCAGCGCGGGCCAGCCGCCCAGCAGCCGGACCAGCTCGGTGTGCACGGTCTGCGTGGTCCCGACCACCGGCATCGCCCCGCGCGCGGCGCCGTCCAACAGGGTCCGGGCGGGCAGCGGACCGGGCTCGGGGTCGTAGGGGCCGGGTTCGAGCCGCCCGTCGGGGTGCAGGTCGAGACAGGGCGAGACGGTCCAGCCGTAGCCCGGGTTCGCGGTCAGCACCTCGATGTCACGGGCGAGTGTGCCGGCGTCGGGCAGCAGATCATCGGCGTCCACACACCGCAGCAGCGCCCCGGTGACCCGGGCCAGCCCGAGCGTCCGAGCCCGCGCGGCCCCACCGTGCCGTCCGCCCCCGGTGGAGATCCACCCCTCCTCCGGCAACACCCCCGCTGGCCGCCCCGACTCCCCGTCCTCCTGCACCACCCACTGAAGCCCCCACCCCCCGGGCAACCGCTGTGCGCGCAACGAGTCGTACAACTCCCGCAGATACCCGTGCCCACCGTCGTGAACGGGCGTCAGGACACTGAGCGTTGGCATACCGAACGCGCTCCCCTTCGACAACCGGGGTCGTGCCCCGAAGTTTTGTCACCCTAACGGGGACCCGGCCGCGCGGGCCCGCTCCGTAAAAGGCTCCCCAAACTCCCTTTCCCCGCACCACTTCTTCCGTCCGGACCGGCGCGGTTATGCCCGGTGCGTATTAACGTTCTCGGGCACTGAGTGCGCGACGCGTCGCACGGTGTCATCGGCGCAGGTCGGTGCCGGGGGGAGGCGCGTCCGCGGGGCACTACTTGGGGGGCTGGATCATGCAGGAGTTGGCCAAGGGAGCCAATGCGGCACTGGCGGCGCTGAGCGAGAGCGTCGATTCCGTGGTGGTCGGCCTGAATTGGTCGAGCCCCACGGGGGAGGGCGACGCGGACGTCTCCGTACTGCTGCTGAATTCCGACGGCAAGGTACGCAGCGACGCCGACTTCTACTTCTACAACAACCCCGTCGCGCCGGACGGCAGCGTGCAGTTGCTGGGCAAGACGCCCACGGGGGACGGCAGCCAGGACCGCATCGGCTTCGACCTGACCGCGATCCCGGCCGAGGTCACCCGGATCGTGGTGGCGGCGAGCCGGTACGAGGGCGCGCACTTCGGGGAGCTGGAGAACCTGCGCCTCACGCTGGCGGACGGGGTCGGCACGGAGCTGGTCGGCTTCACGATCACCGACACGGGCCCGATGAGCGCGTTCATCTTCGGCGAGCTGTACCGGCGGGACGGGGCGTGGAAGTTCCGCGCGGTCGGCCAGGGCTACGGCTCCGGACTCGCGGGCCTCGCCACCGATTTCGGCGTGGACATCGACGACGCGGCCGAGGAGGAGTCGCCGGCCCCGGTCGAGCAGGCCGCGCCGGAGGAGCCCGTACGGGCGCAGGTCCCCGCACCCCGGACCGCCGTGGCCGCGAAGACGCCCGCCCGGCCCCGTACCGCGAAGAAGAAGGTCACGCTGCCGAAGGCGCCCCGGCGGTCGCTGGCGGACAACGACTCCTGGCGCCAGGCCCGGCTGTTCCCGGTGTCCGCGCTCAAGAGCGACCGGGACCGGGAGGCGCGGGCGACCTCGGTGCTGCTGTCGGTGATGGCGCAGATCCCGGAGTTCGGCCGCCGGCTCACTGCGGCCTTCGGCGCGCCGGCCGGGCGGATGGAGACCTTCACCGAGGTCGCGCTGCCGTACGGCGACACCCCGCGCCGCCCGGACGGGGTGATCCGGGTCGAGCGCGCGGGCAAGCTGTGGACGGCGCTGGTCGAGACGAAGACCAACGGCAACGCGCTCAAGGGCGAGCAGGTCCAGGCGTACATGGACATCGCCGCGCGCCGGGGCTACGAGGCGGTCATCACACTGACCAACGACGTCGAGCTGGAGGGCAGCCCGCTGGTCGACGTCAAGGTCGACGGGCGGCGCAAGCACAAGGTGGCGCTGCGGCACCTGTCCTGGGCCGAGGTCGCGCACCAGGCGCAGATGCTGATCCAGCACGAGGGTGTGAACGACGCCGCGCACGCCTGGCTGCTCCGCGAACTGCTGCACTACCTCCAGCACGAGAACTCCGGCTGCCACGGCTTCCAGAACATGGGCGCGGCCTGGGTCCCGGTGCGCAACGGCATCGACGACGAGACCCTCTGCCAGGGCGACCCGCGCGCGCTGGAGGTGGTGGAGAGCTGGGAGCGCCTGGTCCGCCAGGTCTGCCTGCGCCTGGGCGGCGAGCTCGGCCACAAGGTGCTGCCCGTCCAGCGCTCCCGCCGGGGCACCGATCCGGCGGCACGGCGCGCCCAGCTCGCCGACCGGCTCTGCGCGGACGGCCGCCTCGGCGCCGAGCTGCGCATCGAGGGCACGCCGGGCGTCCTGGCCCTCACCGCCGATCTGCGCACGGGCCGTCTGCGCACCTCGATCGAGATCCCGGCGCCCACCCAGGGCTACCCCCTGAGCTGGGCCAAACGCCTCATCCGCCGCCTGGCCGAGGCGCCCGCCGACCTGCACGTCGAGACCCTCGTCGAGGGCGGCGCCGGCCCCCGCAGCACCCTGGAACGCCTCCGCCCCGAACCCGGCAACATGCTCCCCACCACCAACACCCCGGTCCTCGGCTTCCGCCTCTCCCTCCTCAAAACCATGGGCAGCACCCGGGGCAACGCCGAGTCCAGCTTCATCCGCAGCGTGGACGAGGCGGTCCATCGGTTCCACCGGTCGGTGGTGGCGTACTTGGAGTGAGACGGCTCCGGACGTGGAGTGCGGTGGCTCCGGACGGCGTCACGCCGTCTCGAAATGCCGCACCACCGCCCCCACCACCGCCCGAGCCGCCCGACTCGGCTGCCTGCGGCGGTGCTGGGCCAGGTGGATCGGTACGTCCGGCAGCGGAGGCCCCGGCACCAGGGTGAGGCGGCCCTCCGCCAGGGCGCGGGCGGCGTTCGCGTGGGGGAGGACGGTCAGGCCGAGGCCCGCGGTGACGCAGGAGCGGGCCGCCTCGATGCTGCCGAAGCGGGTCATGCGGGGGTGGGCGCCGGGGACCGCCAGGAGCTGGCCGGCGAGCCAGTCGCTGTACGAGCAGCCCTGTTCGTGGAGGAAGAAGTCCTCCTTGGCCAGCTCCTCCCAGGTCGCCGGGTGGGTGCGGTCCGCCAGACGGTGGCCCGGGGCGCACAGCAAATCCAGCGGCTGGGCGGCGACGCGTTCCGCGCGGATGTCCGCGTGGTCGACGCGGTCCTCCAGCAGCAGGGCGACGTCCAGTTGCCCGGAGCGCAGGCCGGTCAGGGCGGCGGCGGTGCCACGGGGTTCGAGCTGGACCTCCACCTCGGGGTGGAGTTCGCGCAACGCGGCGACGATCAACGGCAGATGGGCCGAGCACAGGGTCTCGCCCGCGCCCACCACCACCGTCCCGCTGACGGGCCCCTCCTCGGCGGCGGCCGCGAACAGCCGGGACTCCGCCTCCAGCACCTCCTCGGCCGGGCCGAGCAGCCGCCGCCCGTCCTCGGTGAGCAGCGCCCCCCTGGCCAGCCGGTCGAACAGCCGCGTGCCGAGCGCCTTCTCCAACGCCTTGATCTGCACGGTCACCGTGGACTGGGCGAGCCGCAGCTCGGTCGCGGCGGCGGTGAAGCTGCCCGTTCTGGCCAGCACGGCGAAGGTCTGGAGGAGCCGGGTTTCCATGCCGGAAGGCTAACCAGCCCTCGCGCAAGCCATCGGGCATGCCGATGGCTCGTATGAAAAACTATCGTTGGTGTTGATGCCCCCAGGGGCGCCAGCATGAGGGCATGGCTCACACCACGGCACCCGAAGTCCTGCGCTACGCGGCGTTCACCCCCGACCCCCAG comes from the Streptomyces seoulensis genome and includes:
- a CDS encoding DUF4142 domain-containing protein, whose protein sequence is MALTLAALAYPSMLGLNTVSSSQTRIVANTQWGPLTEQDRDFVVKVRAAGLWEYPLGQIGLQKGSSPGVKEASKHLIDGHAALDASCRKIAPMLNITIPNVASPQQEGFVTQLKGETGKAFDTDFANILRMTHGSIFNAIAKIRSTTKNSLIRSLADQANDTVLDHMTVMEKTGLVDFDQTIFQQTTPPKLPSDNLTPPAPDPGQPQVVLTPPPNATSTPLAIPGEPGSNSTREDPAPAEPSPTPTIG
- a CDS encoding DUF6445 family protein, which gives rise to MPPQPPPRSPAALPVLPYRKPTEGRDYWVLDDALPDAGAVRERCLAKEDWAEGYPYTSETWPGLRAMPGLETGELARVERLVKRATGAKELWVQRAPGGGTLNHNCVQVVGEGESEPRPHTDSRALCRYAAVLYLNPAVPKSCGTSFYRQSLPGGRLGGNLVQAPHNNLVDALGTRFVAPDTFEEDVRVPHRANRLLLYNANLVHSATAYTGRTLAEKRMTAVFFWMA
- a CDS encoding DUF7144 family membrane protein, encoding MTQQTQSVRPERNGLAEGGAVFAGVLMLVNGILHIFQGISAIAADDVYARINAYVYKINLTGWGWILLVAGVIVVATGAGVLMGAAWARVVGIVITSLGLILQFLFLPYAPIWSLILIAIDFFIIWALATWHPEGRAAL
- a CDS encoding DUF4328 domain-containing protein, translating into MDNALETPPAPADPRASDTLARLAAGALLLTGAGWLARAVWEIRLYGAGEPASGVPDQGDGVHRPLTSLENSYHLVSTAGSLLTLLCAAAFLMWLGRVRDNARALSGRPPKYAGVWVYLGWVVPVVNLWFPRGIVADAYRASAPGARLPVVVNVWWGLWLAGLFGGFLQQRDTDSVIARAYSEIGPLVAADLAVAGAAVAGALMVRTVTAAQTARPARA
- a CDS encoding MIP/aquaporin family protein, whose amino-acid sequence is MAAVDIPPLIKPSRLRHRGGLAGELMAEFIGTFVLIAFGCGVVAMAVAALPGSGRAATTTTIFLAAGDWLLVAWGWALAVTFGVYVAGGVSGAHLNPAVTLAMAVRRGFPWLKVLPFWFAQVAGAFAGAALVYLVYHNAIDAFDTAVPGPKTDGHTLASFSIFATFPAPYFHGGIWGPLIDQIVGAGFLVMFVVAILDLRNQAVKANLAPLIVGFAVAAIGMSYGANAGYAINPARDFGPRLFTWVAGWGSLAFPGSVPGQFSGYWWIPIVGPLIGGLVGIFLYDLFVGDVLYLRSHLGELPEPGRTRPVRTIEPDDKTGRGGDKRKGPDEDDDY
- a CDS encoding ATP-binding protein, which produces MWAYAEGTEWASAAGRCGPDGLIGRGAETQSLREGLARNRLVTVTGAAGVGKSALAAVGASAGSDGVCPWARVIYVRCPGGGGPVAVGALAARVAEAVLGPRSTGTGGRRTVGAGAVPDARGTRAKARPALADLVAALRGTAGRRPVLLLLDDADAVRTECAGLVQRLLMDVPGVRVLVTCRQALGLGEEQVLRLAPLAPDAAVELFLARARDTAPGFCAEGAASAAVARICRVLEGVPLAVELAAGQLDAEPSSWALADRLEQGQCWLAAPGPALRRHRSLRSAVGAAYLLCERPERAVWSRSSVFRGAFTEPTAAYLCAGAGVAPQQVSTCLARLAAAGVLETLDEPGGLRPPRYRMTRAARDFGAERLRAAGEFEVAVERHVLHHRRLAEVAEHLWHAGDQCQAARLVRDNAADLTALVEYASRPEAPAAQVTAALATVADLWFWWTVHDHAEEGRAHLARLLPRASAEDHLTARARWLAAWLHAPGDPVTARALLGQVWPVAVLAGDDALIGWVAHVQGVLAWERGDARTAAECFRQAADTVPLFAPGGPAPAVSLAALAVAQAPTAPGAAGRSARRALASPGVRDDAWATALARYARAYTDHHQGHTARAWHRAHRTLATLDARVPLSGTQDSPDIPSVRASLHRLLADIESPRAPRATVPAPRTDTPVPSRTSSRK
- a CDS encoding GltA, whose product is MVQEDGESGRPAGVLPEEGWISTGGGRHGGAARARTLGLARVTGALLRCVDADDLLPDAGTLARDIEVLTANPGYGWTVSPCLDLHPDGRLEPGPYDPEPGPLPARTLLDGAARGAMPVVGTTQTVHTELVRLLGGWPALPAFEDGALLLSCEAVSPGWMQGEPGTLYRKHPTQHTASAAFRDRAEARLRVQIAVQRAEALHTAGWRWRPTALKG
- a CDS encoding TerD family protein, coding for MQELAKGANAALAALSESVDSVVVGLNWSSPTGEGDADVSVLLLNSDGKVRSDADFYFYNNPVAPDGSVQLLGKTPTGDGSQDRIGFDLTAIPAEVTRIVVAASRYEGAHFGELENLRLTLADGVGTELVGFTITDTGPMSAFIFGELYRRDGAWKFRAVGQGYGSGLAGLATDFGVDIDDAAEEESPAPVEQAAPEEPVRAQVPAPRTAVAAKTPARPRTAKKKVTLPKAPRRSLADNDSWRQARLFPVSALKSDRDREARATSVLLSVMAQIPEFGRRLTAAFGAPAGRMETFTEVALPYGDTPRRPDGVIRVERAGKLWTALVETKTNGNALKGEQVQAYMDIAARRGYEAVITLTNDVELEGSPLVDVKVDGRRKHKVALRHLSWAEVAHQAQMLIQHEGVNDAAHAWLLRELLHYLQHENSGCHGFQNMGAAWVPVRNGIDDETLCQGDPRALEVVESWERLVRQVCLRLGGELGHKVLPVQRSRRGTDPAARRAQLADRLCADGRLGAELRIEGTPGVLALTADLRTGRLRTSIEIPAPTQGYPLSWAKRLIRRLAEAPADLHVETLVEGGAGPRSTLERLRPEPGNMLPTTNTPVLGFRLSLLKTMGSTRGNAESSFIRSVDEAVHRFHRSVVAYLE
- a CDS encoding LysR family transcriptional regulator, whose product is METRLLQTFAVLARTGSFTAAATELRLAQSTVTVQIKALEKALGTRLFDRLARGALLTEDGRRLLGPAEEVLEAESRLFAAAAEEGPVSGTVVVGAGETLCSAHLPLIVAALRELHPEVEVQLEPRGTAAALTGLRSGQLDVALLLEDRVDHADIRAERVAAQPLDLLCAPGHRLADRTHPATWEELAKEDFFLHEQGCSYSDWLAGQLLAVPGAHPRMTRFGSIEAARSCVTAGLGLTVLPHANAARALAEGRLTLVPGPPLPDVPIHLAQHRRRQPSRAARAVVGAVVRHFETA